The Candidatus Omnitrophota bacterium genome contains a region encoding:
- a CDS encoding glucose-6-phosphate isomerase codes for MDIKFDIKNLDGFIDKNEWKAIEPAVEKAHQDLINKTGQGSDFTGWVDLPSKMSDSLIDELESLGEEVRAHSDCLISIGIGGSYLGVRATMEFLVADQKMPVYYAGNNLSAGYLFHLLERVKDKNVTVVVISKSGTTTECALAFRIIKQFMQKKYSAEELKKRIICATDANRGALKKIADQEGYKTYPIYDDVGGRFSVLCPAGLVSLALAGIDIRQLVEGARVAEKKFMTPSIDQNIAHQYAAARFLLHQKGKKIEVLSSFYQRLPYVAEWWKQLFGESEGKDGKGTFPASLNLTADLHSMGQMMQEGERNIYETFLMVEDSGYKMIIPEDAQNLDNFNCVAGKDLDFVNKQAYKATAEAHYEGGVPNMTITLPSFSAHTLGQLYYFFQKAVATTGYLMKVNPFNQPGVEAYKKKMFALLGRK; via the coding sequence ATGGATATTAAATTTGACATTAAGAATTTAGATGGATTTATTGATAAAAATGAATGGAAGGCGATTGAGCCTGCGGTTGAAAAGGCACATCAAGATTTGATTAATAAAACAGGACAAGGAAGCGATTTTACCGGATGGGTAGATCTTCCATCCAAAATGAGTGATTCCTTAATTGACGAGCTTGAGAGTTTAGGAGAAGAGGTCCGGGCTCATTCGGATTGTTTGATTAGTATCGGTATTGGTGGCTCGTACCTTGGCGTACGGGCAACAATGGAGTTTCTTGTCGCAGATCAAAAGATGCCAGTTTATTATGCCGGCAACAATTTGAGCGCTGGTTATTTGTTTCATTTGCTTGAAAGGGTAAAGGATAAAAATGTTACGGTTGTGGTTATATCAAAATCTGGCACAACAACAGAGTGTGCATTGGCATTTCGTATTATTAAGCAATTCATGCAAAAAAAGTACAGCGCAGAAGAACTTAAGAAACGTATTATTTGCGCGACAGATGCAAACCGAGGGGCTTTAAAGAAAATTGCAGATCAAGAAGGCTATAAAACATATCCGATTTATGACGATGTGGGCGGACGTTTTTCGGTTTTGTGTCCGGCGGGTCTTGTTTCTTTGGCTCTTGCCGGTATTGACATTAGACAGCTTGTTGAGGGAGCAAGAGTTGCCGAAAAGAAGTTTATGACACCAAGTATTGATCAAAATATTGCACATCAATACGCTGCGGCTCGTTTTTTGCTGCATCAAAAAGGAAAAAAGATTGAGGTTTTATCTTCATTTTATCAGAGGCTCCCTTATGTTGCAGAATGGTGGAAACAGCTTTTTGGTGAGAGCGAAGGAAAAGATGGCAAAGGAACATTTCCTGCTTCTTTGAATTTAACTGCTGACCTTCATTCGATGGGGCAGATGATGCAGGAAGGCGAGCGAAATATTTATGAAACATTTTTGATGGTTGAAGATTCTGGTTATAAAATGATTATTCCTGAGGATGCTCAAAATTTAGATAATTTTAATTGTGTTGCAGGAAAAGATTTGGATTTTGTTAACAAGCAAGCCTATAAGGCTACAGCTGAAGCGCATTATGAAGGGGGTGTGCCTAACATGACGATTACGTTGCCATCTTTTAGTGCACATACGCTGGGACAGCTTTATTATTTCTTTCAAAAAGCTGTGGCAACAACGGGCTATTTGATGAAAGTTAATCCATTTAATCAGCCCGGAGTTGAGGCTTACAAGAAAAAGATGTTTGCACTTCTAGGACGTAAATAG
- the mnmA gene encoding tRNA 2-thiouridine(34) synthase MnmA, with protein MIVHKKKKKTVFVAMSGGVDSSVAAALLKSKGYRVAGITMCFNISLAPGKRPSCCGADAIEDAKRVAQTLNIPHYVLNFGKELSDHVIDPFVDEYLSGRTPNPCVRCNQYVKFGTLLKKAKALGADYLATGHYAQVSRGIWNKSFKLKKGVQGSKDQSYFLYQIRKEDLPFILFPLGSLVKSKVRKLAKRYNLKNAQKKESQDICFVPDSGYQKFIRDRAGEEVTSIGPIKDKNGKILGEHQGVAFYTIGQREGLGIAVGKPMYIYKIDKEENAIYVGDKNLLLSKEFSVKDVNFISCDIPKKEIEVKVKIRYNHPEVKARLVCQKSGEVKLYLKRAQSSVTPGQSAVFYRNNVVLGGGIINEVF; from the coding sequence ATGATTGTACATAAAAAAAAGAAAAAGACAGTTTTTGTGGCTATGAGCGGTGGCGTTGATTCATCTGTGGCAGCCGCACTCTTGAAAAGCAAAGGTTATCGTGTTGCTGGGATAACAATGTGTTTTAATATTTCTCTTGCGCCAGGCAAAAGGCCGTCGTGCTGTGGCGCTGATGCGATTGAAGACGCTAAACGCGTTGCGCAAACATTGAACATTCCGCATTATGTTTTAAATTTTGGAAAAGAATTAAGTGATCATGTTATTGATCCTTTTGTTGATGAATATTTAAGCGGAAGAACACCAAATCCATGTGTGCGTTGTAATCAATACGTTAAGTTCGGAACGTTGCTTAAAAAAGCAAAAGCGCTAGGCGCAGATTATCTGGCAACGGGTCATTACGCTCAAGTGAGTCGTGGAATATGGAATAAAAGTTTTAAACTAAAAAAAGGAGTGCAGGGATCCAAAGATCAATCTTATTTCTTGTATCAGATTAGAAAAGAAGACTTGCCTTTTATTTTATTTCCGCTCGGATCGTTAGTAAAAAGCAAGGTTCGAAAATTAGCTAAACGTTATAACTTGAAGAATGCTCAGAAAAAAGAAAGCCAGGATATTTGTTTTGTTCCTGATTCAGGATATCAGAAGTTTATTCGAGATCGGGCTGGAGAAGAGGTAACATCTATTGGCCCTATTAAAGATAAAAATGGAAAAATTCTAGGCGAGCATCAAGGAGTTGCATTTTATACGATTGGCCAAAGAGAAGGGCTCGGCATTGCTGTCGGAAAGCCGATGTATATTTATAAAATTGATAAAGAAGAAAATGCGATTTATGTTGGTGACAAAAATCTTTTGTTATCTAAAGAGTTTTCTGTAAAGGATGTTAATTTTATAAGTTGTGATATTCCAAAGAAAGAGATAGAGGTAAAGGTAAAAATTCGATATAATCATCCAGAAGTTAAGGCGCGATTGGTTTGTCAGAAATCCGGGGAGGTAAAGCTTTATTTGAAGCGTGCTCAGAGTTCAGTTACGCCTGGTCAGTCTGCAGTTTTTTATCGAAACAATGTTGTTTTAGGTGGAGGCATTATTAACGAGGTCTTTTAA
- a CDS encoding alpha/beta hydrolase, giving the protein MSYLITKENIRWHYNVLGKGNCIFFIHGWAANMRVFSQQARYFSQEYKVVLVDLPGHGKTNWKEITFDDIATGIKDIADVIGINKFSIVGSSMGGFVGLKIAQLFPQRVEKLAMIGSLPKFLKTQKRPLGLTEFEMNKLKQQIQTKYPGILDIFFRSLFTLQERESEKFKWIHQFRKQEKVPQREALESFLEMLKEGDLTEFAESVNIPILFLAGRKDYICSQSSLKFIGNIVPKATIEFMEDCGHFPFLIKSEEFNKKVEKFLIS; this is encoded by the coding sequence ATGTCTTATCTCATAACAAAAGAAAATATTCGTTGGCATTATAATGTGCTGGGAAAAGGAAATTGTATTTTTTTCATTCATGGATGGGCTGCAAACATGCGGGTTTTTAGCCAGCAGGCAAGATACTTTTCTCAAGAATATAAAGTTGTTCTTGTGGATTTGCCAGGGCACGGAAAAACGAATTGGAAAGAAATAACTTTTGATGACATTGCTACTGGAATTAAAGATATCGCTGATGTGATTGGTATCAACAAATTTAGTATTGTTGGAAGCTCTATGGGTGGATTTGTTGGTCTTAAAATAGCACAATTGTTTCCACAGCGAGTTGAGAAGCTCGCAATGATTGGGTCTCTTCCTAAATTCTTAAAAACACAAAAGCGTCCTTTGGGGTTAACAGAATTTGAGATGAATAAATTAAAACAGCAGATCCAGACAAAATACCCAGGTATCCTTGATATTTTTTTTCGTTCTTTGTTTACGCTTCAAGAGCGGGAGAGTGAGAAATTTAAATGGATTCATCAATTTCGAAAACAGGAAAAAGTGCCACAAAGAGAAGCGCTTGAAAGTTTTTTGGAAATGTTAAAAGAAGGGGATTTAACAGAATTTGCAGAGAGTGTGAATATTCCCATTCTTTTTTTAGCTGGTCGAAAAGATTATATTTGTTCGCAAAGTTCTCTGAAATTTATTGGAAATATTGTTCCAAAGGCAACCATTGAGTTTATGGAAGATTGTGGGCATTTTCCATTCTTAATAAAGTCTGAAGAGTTTAACAAAAAAGTTGAAAAGTTTTTAATATCTTAA
- a CDS encoding ATPase, T2SS/T4P/T4SS family, translating into MKSKSPIGQLLVEKNIISADQLNQALVEQKKTKEMLGVTLVRLGFVDEEKIYLPILSEQLGVKFINLKDFSISPDVIKCVPAKIVDYYKIMPVDYKNNVLTIALTNPLDIHVLDDVSLAAKAKVEAVLASHKDIEEAIRKYYGLGAQTIEKMMDGVSVIDEEDDQSDVEELDSEASIGKFINQILLEAYRNGATDIHIEPFEDELSIRYRVDGLLHDAKVPANIKHFKDSINSRIKIMSNLNIAEKRLPQDGRFKIRTKDADLDLRVSFLPTPYGESVVIRLLSSTKLYSLLDLGLGGQDEVLLANLIQKPHGIIFLTGPTGSGKTTTLYSCLSRINSIDKKIITIEDPVEYQLKGVTQIQINSQVGLTFAAGLRSMLRHDPDIMMVGEVRDSETAEITIQVALTGHLVFSTLHTNDAASAVARLLDMGIEAYLIASSVLCFIAQRLVRLICPKCKQPVEMTPSMIQNLGLKAEDLQGVTVYEGKGCEFCGMTGYKGRQGIYEFLLLNEEIRDLILRRVSATQIKNKAIECGMRTLRQSGWEKVKSGLTSPSEVIRVTQEENI; encoded by the coding sequence ATGAAATCAAAATCTCCTATAGGACAGCTTCTTGTTGAAAAAAACATTATCAGTGCTGATCAATTGAATCAAGCATTGGTCGAGCAGAAGAAGACCAAAGAAATGCTTGGCGTCACATTGGTTCGGCTTGGTTTTGTCGATGAGGAAAAAATTTATCTCCCAATTCTTTCTGAGCAGCTAGGCGTTAAGTTTATTAATTTAAAAGATTTCTCGATTTCTCCTGATGTGATTAAGTGCGTTCCTGCCAAAATTGTTGATTATTATAAAATTATGCCTGTTGATTATAAAAACAATGTTTTAACAATTGCCCTAACAAATCCTTTAGATATTCATGTTTTAGATGATGTGTCTCTTGCAGCGAAGGCCAAGGTGGAGGCTGTTTTGGCAAGTCACAAGGATATTGAAGAAGCGATTCGAAAATATTATGGATTAGGGGCGCAAACCATTGAAAAGATGATGGATGGTGTTTCTGTCATTGACGAAGAGGATGATCAGAGTGATGTTGAAGAGCTGGATTCAGAAGCTTCAATAGGAAAATTTATTAATCAGATTCTTTTAGAAGCATATCGAAATGGGGCAACTGATATTCATATCGAGCCTTTTGAAGATGAGCTTAGTATTCGTTATCGCGTGGATGGTCTTCTACATGATGCAAAGGTTCCTGCGAATATTAAGCATTTTAAAGATTCGATCAACTCACGTATTAAAATTATGTCGAATTTAAATATTGCAGAAAAACGACTTCCTCAGGACGGACGTTTTAAAATTCGCACTAAAGATGCTGACTTGGATTTGCGTGTTTCGTTTTTGCCGACACCTTACGGGGAAAGTGTTGTTATTCGTCTTTTAAGCTCGACAAAATTGTATAGTTTATTAGATTTAGGATTAGGCGGGCAAGATGAAGTTCTCTTGGCGAATTTAATCCAAAAACCACACGGCATTATATTTTTAACGGGACCAACAGGAAGCGGAAAGACAACAACATTGTATTCTTGTCTTTCAAGGATCAACAGTATTGATAAAAAGATTATAACCATAGAAGATCCTGTCGAGTATCAGCTTAAAGGTGTTACCCAGATTCAAATTAACTCACAAGTTGGCCTTACATTTGCAGCTGGTCTTCGATCCATGTTGCGTCATGATCCAGATATTATGATGGTTGGTGAGGTTCGTGATTCAGAAACTGCTGAAATTACCATTCAAGTTGCGCTAACTGGGCATCTTGTTTTTTCGACGCTTCATACAAATGATGCCGCATCAGCTGTGGCACGTCTTTTAGATATGGGCATAGAGGCGTATCTTATTGCTAGTTCGGTATTGTGTTTTATTGCTCAAAGGCTTGTTCGCTTGATTTGTCCGAAATGTAAGCAACCTGTCGAAATGACTCCTTCTATGATTCAGAATCTTGGCTTGAAAGCAGAAGATTTGCAAGGTGTTACTGTTTACGAGGGAAAAGGGTGTGAGTTTTGTGGGATGACGGGGTACAAGGGCAGGCAAGGCATTTATGAGTTTTTGCTTTTAAATGAAGAGATCAGAGACTTAATCTTAAGGAGAGTCTCGGCTACACAAATAAAAAATAAGGCTATTGAATGCGGTATGAGAACTTTGCGCCAAAGTGGCTGGGAAAAGGTTAAAAGCGGATTGACAAGTCCAAGCGAGGTTATTCGCGTTACACAAGAAGAAAATATTTAG
- the bioA gene encoding adenosylmethionine--8-amino-7-oxononanoate transaminase, with product MSFILKKRSTVSVEKFESDDKEYIWHPFTQMQDWLKANPLIVESAKGCYLKDIKGKRYLDGVSSLWVNVHGHQKKEVDQAIEKQLKKVSHSTLLGLSNVPAVNLAKRLISIAPKGLKKVFYSDSGSTAVEIAIKMAYQYWQNIGKTKKANIIHLAHSYHGDTLGSVSIGGIDLFHKVYRDLIFKTIKWPTPSASPFDNSEKFKKDFLLSVNKLEIFLKRSHHKVAALVVEPLVQGAAGMIVWPSGILKRLSEICKKYDIFLIADEVATGFGRTGTMFACEQEKVVPDILCLAKGMTAGYLPLAATLTTKRIYDGFLFEYKDQKTFFHGHTYTGNPLACVAAIANLDIFKKEKTLEKLRTKIVFLEKQLNKFRNLEHVGAVRQKGFMVGVELVADKKKKKEYRWEEQKGIQVCQKAREKGVILRPLGNVIVFMPPLSITKKELEKLCSVTYQAIKAVTENDCT from the coding sequence TTGTCATTTATTTTAAAGAAAAGATCGACAGTTTCTGTTGAGAAATTTGAATCTGATGATAAAGAATATATTTGGCATCCGTTTACGCAAATGCAAGATTGGCTTAAAGCTAATCCTTTGATTGTTGAATCCGCAAAGGGGTGCTATTTAAAAGATATTAAAGGCAAGAGGTATTTAGACGGGGTTTCAAGTCTTTGGGTCAATGTGCATGGGCATCAAAAAAAAGAAGTTGATCAGGCTATTGAAAAACAATTAAAAAAAGTAAGTCATTCAACGCTTTTGGGGCTTTCTAATGTGCCAGCGGTAAACCTCGCCAAACGTTTGATTTCGATTGCACCTAAGGGATTAAAAAAAGTTTTTTATTCCGACAGCGGATCAACTGCCGTCGAGATTGCCATTAAGATGGCGTATCAATATTGGCAAAATATTGGAAAAACAAAAAAAGCAAATATTATCCATTTAGCGCATTCGTATCACGGAGATACTTTAGGCAGTGTGAGTATTGGTGGCATTGATTTGTTTCATAAGGTGTATCGTGACTTGATCTTTAAAACAATTAAGTGGCCAACGCCAAGTGCGAGTCCGTTTGACAATTCTGAGAAATTTAAAAAAGACTTTTTGCTTTCTGTTAATAAGCTCGAAATATTTTTAAAAAGATCGCATCATAAAGTTGCAGCTTTAGTTGTTGAGCCGCTTGTACAAGGGGCAGCGGGCATGATTGTTTGGCCTAGTGGAATTTTAAAGCGTTTGTCAGAAATATGTAAAAAATATGATATTTTCCTGATTGCGGATGAAGTCGCAACAGGATTTGGTCGCACAGGAACAATGTTTGCATGTGAGCAAGAAAAAGTAGTACCAGATATTTTATGTTTGGCTAAAGGAATGACCGCAGGATATCTTCCTTTGGCCGCAACATTAACGACAAAAAGAATTTATGATGGATTTTTATTTGAGTATAAAGATCAAAAAACTTTTTTTCATGGCCATACATATACGGGCAATCCTTTGGCATGTGTGGCAGCTATTGCAAATTTAGATATTTTTAAGAAGGAAAAAACTCTCGAGAAATTAAGAACGAAAATAGTATTCTTGGAAAAACAGCTTAATAAGTTTAGAAATTTAGAACATGTTGGGGCTGTGCGCCAAAAAGGATTTATGGTAGGCGTTGAATTGGTGGCAGATAAAAAGAAGAAAAAAGAATATAGATGGGAAGAGCAAAAGGGAATTCAGGTTTGTCAAAAAGCTCGAGAGAAAGGTGTCATTTTGAGACCTCTTGGCAATGTGATTGTTTTCATGCCTCCCCTTTCGATAACCAAAAAAGAGTTGGAAAAACTTTGTTCAGTAACATACCAAGCAATTAAGGCTGTGACAGAAAATGATTGTACATAA
- a CDS encoding tyrosine-type recombinase/integrase, giving the protein MAGVRRKGNNKSSWQGFYYIDGEKFSVYLKKADFPAYRNALKECRRLEAIGQKPMSKNWVVKEYLEDFINKKSIAIGTVKRFSDHARNFCRFLEKKHPDAFMHKVTADMVEEFKKWMQDNNYSSSSTNGALRLLREAWEKAKDKQIIPKNVFKEVSYLKEVKRQKRPPSKEEVLRMIYWFKENAYIHLLIVYFLATQGWRRKDIVTLKMKDIDLKNKRLYLFIHKAKEEDYIKLGERQCEVINEHILYLKRKRLYKEDGFLFPSKSKKCKSGHVGIDQTRKLMKRGMKELDIKTNFYPHIFRHYVVTLLKAAGVSSINIAETTGHRSTRTIDENYAHPDSEVVKKNREILELDIGLSPKSSD; this is encoded by the coding sequence ATGGCTGGGGTAAGACGAAAAGGAAATAATAAGTCTAGTTGGCAAGGTTTTTATTATATAGATGGAGAGAAGTTTTCTGTTTATCTTAAAAAAGCCGATTTTCCTGCATATAGAAACGCTTTAAAAGAATGTAGGCGTCTTGAAGCTATTGGTCAAAAGCCGATGAGCAAGAATTGGGTTGTTAAAGAGTATTTAGAAGACTTTATTAACAAAAAAAGCATTGCTATTGGAACGGTAAAGAGATTCAGTGACCACGCTAGAAACTTTTGTAGGTTTTTAGAAAAAAAGCATCCTGATGCCTTTATGCACAAAGTTACAGCTGATATGGTCGAAGAGTTTAAGAAATGGATGCAAGATAACAATTACTCATCTTCATCAACAAATGGTGCTCTTAGATTATTGCGTGAGGCGTGGGAAAAAGCCAAAGACAAGCAAATAATTCCAAAGAATGTGTTTAAAGAAGTTTCCTATTTGAAGGAAGTTAAGAGGCAGAAAAGACCGCCATCCAAAGAAGAAGTGCTAAGGATGATTTATTGGTTCAAGGAAAATGCCTATATACACCTCTTGATAGTCTATTTCTTAGCAACGCAGGGCTGGCGTAGAAAAGATATTGTTACACTAAAGATGAAAGATATTGATTTAAAGAATAAAAGACTATATCTGTTTATTCATAAAGCTAAAGAAGAAGACTACATTAAGCTAGGCGAGCGGCAATGCGAGGTTATTAATGAGCACATTCTGTATCTAAAACGAAAAAGGCTATACAAAGAAGATGGATTCTTATTTCCTTCTAAGAGTAAGAAGTGCAAATCAGGGCATGTTGGTATAGACCAAACACGCAAGCTGATGAAAAGAGGCATGAAAGAACTGGACATAAAGACTAACTTCTACCCTCATATCTTCAGACATTATGTTGTGACGTTGTTAAAAGCAGCAGGCGTTTCTTCTATAAATATTGCAGAGACCACAGGGCATAGAAGTACAAGAACGATTGATGAGAACTATGCTCACCCAGACTCAGAAGTTGTAAAAAAGAATAGAGAAATTCTTGAATTAGATATAGGGCTAAGCCCAAAGAGCAGTGACTAA
- a CDS encoding biotin--[acetyl-CoA-carboxylase] ligase — MKQRILQSLRSSKEFLSGEEISRTLSLSRSAVWKHIKNLREDGYKIEAIPRRGYRLIMCPDKLLPDTIKAGLQTKIIGIDIACYDSIGSTMDIVSQKAFDGSPEGFVACAETQTKGRGRLGRQWLSSKGKGLYFSILLRPKALLYEISGLTLLLSVAVSRAIKKVCNVSVRIKWPNDLVIDQEKVAGILTELNGEVDRINFVVVGIGINVNESKSSLPKEATSILIQKGKKVSRVKLLQEILREVERYYVLFQDQGFVPIFDEWRELSETLGKYVRVIQPSGFVEGYAVDIDAQGALLIEQKDKTIIKRTSGEIIHLR; from the coding sequence ATGAAGCAAAGAATCCTTCAGTCTTTAAGGAGTTCAAAAGAGTTTCTTTCCGGAGAAGAGATAAGCAGAACCTTGTCTTTGAGCCGAAGCGCTGTTTGGAAACATATTAAGAACTTGCGCGAAGATGGATATAAGATTGAGGCTATTCCTCGCCGTGGGTATAGGCTCATTATGTGTCCTGACAAGCTTTTGCCTGATACGATTAAAGCAGGGCTACAAACGAAGATTATAGGTATCGATATTGCTTGCTATGATTCTATCGGCTCAACCATGGATATCGTATCTCAAAAAGCTTTCGATGGTTCACCAGAAGGATTTGTGGCTTGTGCTGAAACCCAGACTAAGGGACGCGGTAGGCTTGGTAGACAATGGTTGTCCTCTAAGGGCAAGGGTTTGTATTTTTCTATTCTTTTGCGTCCAAAAGCGCTTCTGTACGAGATTTCGGGGTTAACGCTTCTTTTGTCTGTTGCTGTGTCTAGGGCGATTAAAAAAGTATGCAATGTTTCTGTAAGAATAAAGTGGCCGAATGACCTTGTGATTGATCAGGAAAAAGTTGCTGGTATTTTAACAGAACTTAACGGAGAAGTTGATCGAATTAATTTTGTTGTTGTTGGAATCGGCATTAATGTTAATGAGTCAAAGAGTTCTTTGCCTAAAGAAGCGACTTCTATTCTTATTCAAAAAGGAAAAAAAGTCTCGCGTGTTAAATTATTGCAAGAAATATTAAGAGAAGTTGAGCGATATTATGTGTTGTTTCAGGATCAAGGCTTTGTGCCTATTTTTGATGAGTGGCGTGAGCTATCTGAAACATTAGGAAAATATGTTAGAGTTATCCAACCTTCTGGTTTCGTTGAAGGATATGCGGTCGATATTGATGCTCAAGGTGCTCTTTTAATTGAGCAAAAAGATAAAACGATAATTAAAAGAACCTCTGGAGAAATTATTCATCTTCGGTAA
- a CDS encoding methyltransferase domain-containing protein: protein MNILKADRPQLSFSKASERYEESSDLQKRIGIDLLSRIPGKKTYLSILDVGMGTGWLTERIGIKFPDARLFGVDLAPGMVLAAKDKNIDVVLQADAQSLPFEDSSFDLVVSNCAYQWVNDLEKAFASSRRVLRQEGDFYFSCFGKQTLKELWASFKNVSRDSILRDERWDSLDQNYVFNTLASSGFKDIDVCREIEEIKFDDMFDLIRWLKTIGANQVKRSAFVGRDILNQANKFYQDHYSDGKRICASFEVIKAKARK from the coding sequence ATGAATATTCTTAAAGCCGATAGGCCTCAATTATCTTTTTCCAAGGCGTCCGAGCGCTATGAAGAATCTTCGGATTTGCAAAAAAGAATTGGCATCGATCTTCTTTCGCGGATTCCAGGTAAGAAAACATATCTTTCTATTTTAGATGTTGGGATGGGAACAGGATGGCTCACAGAACGAATTGGGATAAAATTTCCTGATGCACGTTTGTTTGGTGTTGATTTGGCACCAGGAATGGTTTTAGCTGCTAAGGACAAAAACATTGATGTTGTTTTGCAGGCTGACGCCCAAAGCCTACCGTTTGAAGATTCATCTTTTGATCTTGTTGTTTCAAATTGTGCCTATCAGTGGGTCAATGATTTAGAAAAAGCATTTGCTTCAAGCCGAAGAGTTTTAAGGCAAGAAGGAGATTTTTATTTTTCATGTTTTGGAAAACAAACTTTAAAAGAATTATGGGCATCTTTTAAAAATGTTTCGAGAGATTCTATTTTGCGCGACGAACGCTGGGACAGTCTTGATCAGAACTATGTTTTTAATACGCTTGCTTCAAGTGGATTTAAAGATATTGATGTTTGCCGCGAAATAGAAGAAATAAAGTTTGATGATATGTTTGATCTAATCCGTTGGCTTAAAACAATTGGGGCTAATCAAGTTAAGCGAAGTGCATTTGTCGGTCGAGATATTTTAAATCAGGCAAATAAGTTTTATCAGGATCATTATTCTGACGGCAAGCGTATTTGTGCAAGCTTTGAGGTTATAAAAGCAAAGGCAAGAAAATGA
- the bioF gene encoding 8-amino-7-oxononanoate synthase, giving the protein MNTNLINRTLVELESKGLRRSFRNVSGKQSRRILIDGKDVLNFCSNNYLGLADDVRLCDAAEQSLENQGFGSGASRLVCGNFDVHRQLEKTIAQFKGSEDCLVFSTGYMANVGILSSVCTREDVVFSDRLNHASIVDGIVLSRAAFKRYPHRDMDILEKRLQEAKGYRKRLIVTDSVFSMDGDIAPLDKIVFLAKKHDALVMVDEAHSFGVLGKQGKGLAEHFGVEKEIDIQMGTLSKAAGSFGAYCCGAKEMIQFFMNKAHSFIYTTAMPPSVAAASIKAIEIIQSEPQRRSLVLGHSQRLRKELKQMGFDTLDSCTPIIPIIVKDESLALRFSQKLFDAGIFIQAIRPPTVPAKTARLRVTVTASHTKEDIDFVIETLQRIGKELCLIS; this is encoded by the coding sequence ATGAATACAAATCTTATTAATCGAACATTAGTAGAATTAGAGTCTAAGGGGTTGAGACGTTCTTTTAGAAACGTATCAGGAAAGCAATCTAGACGAATCTTGATTGACGGAAAAGATGTCTTAAATTTTTGTTCGAATAATTATTTAGGCTTAGCGGATGATGTCCGTTTGTGTGATGCGGCAGAGCAGTCTTTGGAAAATCAGGGTTTTGGGTCAGGGGCATCGCGTTTGGTGTGCGGGAATTTTGATGTGCACAGGCAATTAGAAAAAACAATTGCACAATTTAAGGGAAGCGAAGATTGTCTTGTTTTCAGCACAGGGTATATGGCGAATGTTGGGATTCTTTCGAGCGTATGCACAAGAGAAGATGTTGTTTTTTCAGATCGGCTAAATCATGCCTCTATTGTTGATGGCATTGTTTTGAGCCGAGCAGCTTTTAAGCGTTATCCTCACCGGGATATGGATATTCTTGAGAAAAGGCTTCAAGAGGCAAAAGGATATAGAAAAAGGCTTATTGTAACCGACAGTGTTTTTAGCATGGATGGAGATATCGCCCCTTTGGATAAAATTGTTTTTTTGGCAAAAAAGCACGATGCCCTTGTTATGGTTGATGAAGCTCATAGTTTTGGTGTTTTAGGAAAACAAGGAAAAGGATTAGCTGAGCATTTTGGAGTTGAAAAAGAAATCGATATTCAGATGGGGACACTAAGTAAAGCGGCTGGGTCTTTTGGGGCGTATTGTTGTGGTGCGAAAGAAATGATACAGTTTTTTATGAATAAAGCACACAGCTTTATTTATACTACGGCCATGCCGCCTTCAGTTGCAGCGGCTTCGATTAAGGCGATCGAGATTATTCAATCTGAGCCTCAGCGCCGGTCGTTAGTTTTAGGTCATAGCCAGAGGCTAAGAAAAGAATTAAAGCAGATGGGATTTGATACGCTTGATTCCTGCACGCCGATTATTCCCATTATTGTCAAAGACGAATCTTTGGCGCTTAGGTTTTCTCAAAAGCTTTTTGATGCAGGGATTTTTATTCAGGCAATTCGTCCTCCAACGGTGCCTGCAAAGACCGCGCGGTTACGTGTAACAGTTACGGCATCTCATACAAAAGAAGATATCGATTTTGTTATTGAGACTCTTCAAAGAATAGGAAAAGAATTATGTCTTATCTCATAA